TTGCGCACCcgtggaggttcaggtgcagcgccgccagctttccctctagtaagaaactctatggtgacTACGGTGAGGACATATCACCGAATAATGCTGGCTGGCCGGGCAATCTTCGCAATGCGTGTACTTGGTGCAACTCAGAGCACTCGTACTGTATTGAAAGCAATGGGATGTGAGGAATAAGTCCGGTGAGCACGACATCACTGTCATAGCTTCTGCCTTCTTCGATTCAGCGCGGGCTTCAGTCAGACTTGAGCGGCGAAACAACATTTCTCTTCGATCGAACAACAGACACGCGACAGCTATTCAAACTTTCGCCAAATCGACGCTGCCATTTGACGTTACTGCCGTTCAGCGCCCGCTTACAGAGTGTTATCAATTCCGGCCAAAACATTTCCTTCGAGCAGAGCGCCCCGACAAGAGGCCGCAGCACGTGCTGAGCGACTCACGCGAATGAGCTAAACAGTTTGCGAAAGTACGCACGCTCTTGAAGGAGCCGGAGGGAAGACGCGCGAATCTGGCCGCCCGAACAGCGCGCGGAGGAGGGAAGCAGAGAACAGCCCCAACGCGCCTCAATCATGCGCCCAAGGCGCCGGCACCGTTTTTTGGCGAAGGAGACCGCGGTTTCGGCCGGCCCGCGGCTTCGCATCCCGGCTGGCCAGCGCTGCGCATGCTCAGTGCCCCAAAGGCGAAAAGGAAGTGCGggaggaagcaaggaaggaaggaaggaagggagcaGGCGGCGGCCCTGCCCAGGAGGCAGCCGCGGTCTCAGAACCAGCGAGTTGTGAGGCCCTTTCCCAGCGCAGATCGTTCGTCTCGAAGCGAAGTGCTTCTTTAGGGCGCTCACTGAGAACTCCGCGGCTGAGGCGCCATCTGTTAGTTTATAAATGCACCAGGACCGACAACTTTTTGGGTTGACGAAGCCAGGAAGTGCCGCGTTGATCGATAAGAAGATGGGGCGACCAGCGCGCGAGCGGTGAGGCGGATGGGGTTCTCGTCGGAGACCCGGAGAGGGGTGCGCAGCGCAGCGTTTAGCTCGACAGCAGGGGCGCATGGCGTCGGCGGCGGGGTATAAAACGGCGCCGTCCCGCAGGGCCCGGCCCGGTGCCAGTGCGCGgtcgggcggcagggccgccgtgACCCCGTCCTCGGACGTCGGCGCCGGACTGCCGGGATGAATAGCGCGGCGGTCATCGGGCGCCAGCTACGCCAACAGAACACGGGGCGCGCGGGAGCGGCCGCGGCCTCGTCGCTAACGGCGGCGGCCTCGGCGCGCGCTCGCGCCCCGTCCCACTGCAACCTGATCCCGGCGCAGacccagcagcagctgcagcagcagcagcagcaggcgcacgCCGCCTCCGCGGGGGCGGCGGCGTCTCAGGAGAACAAGGACGAGTCTCCGGCCACCCGGTGGACCTGGAGCTGCGTCTGGGAGGCATGCAAGGCACTCTCGgggggcatctttcttttggCCCTGGGCACGGCCATGTGCGTGGTGGGCTTTTTCGCCGAAGATTTGGCCACGTCGCCCGTGCCACGCCAGGGCAACGCCACCGCCGCGTCGGACGGTACGACCACGTCGGACGGCGAGGTGGCCACGACGCTCGTGGTGGACCGAAACCGCGAGTACCACCTGCACAACCTGTCGTTCGCGGGGCCGGCCATCATGGGCCTGGGCGGCATCTTCATCGTGGCCGCGTGCGTGCTCACCTTCGAGGCCAAGGAGCGGCCCCACCACCAGCGCGTCGTGCCCGTGGACGAGAAGAGGCCCTCCGCCGCAGAGGTACTCATCCCGGTGCTGGCCAAGACGCCCCAAGGCACTCACCTCACCGTGCCGGCCGTCTGGACCACGGCCGGGGGCGACCCGGGGCCCTCGGAGCCGCCCCGGACGCTCGTGCTCCCGGCCCCTCCCCCGCCCAGGGGCTCCAACACGACGTCGTCGCGCAGCAGTGCGACGGCGAGCGGCGGCGCCAGGCGAGCCAAGCGAGGCAGCCTGGCCggcgccagcagcggcagcgggagcAGCTCGCTCATCGCCACCAGAGGAGGGGGGACGAAGACGGCGCGAACGTCGCTCTCGTCCACCACCACGTTCCTGCTCAGCCCGCGCTACGAAGAACAGTTCCTGCCGTCGCCCGCGGACCTGCAGATCCAGGACCCGGACGGCTGCGACACGCCGGCCGACGAGTCGCTCTCCTCGGTGAGCATCGAACTCTACGCGCGATACTCGAGGATGGCGTCCCCGCGCCTCTTCGCGTCCGTCGAGAGCGACGGGCTCTCGGActctgacgacgacgacgacgcggcGACGCCCGGCGCCTACGCGCCCGCAGGGGCCTTCGAAGACCAGGTGGTTCCGTTGCTGGGACGGTGCAGCCCGCAGGACTTGGTCTACCTGCCTCCGCCGCCGTCGGCGCGCTCCGGCGGCTCCAAGAGGTTCCCGCTTCTGCGCCAGTCGGCGTCCAACGCCGACGGCTGCAGCCGCGGACTCAACGGCAGGGCTTCCGCCGACGAGATGGTGCCCAGCTAGGAGCGCGCTTGTAACGCTGACCCGGTCTTCGGCCGCCCCGCGTGGGTGCCGAGTGTTTTCAGCCGCTGTTCGGAGCTACCCCTCCGCCACCCGTCTCTCGACCGGTCACAAGCCGCACTCCGGCGCTTGTCTCTCGTTTCCGCCGCGGACCCGTCTCGAAGGAAGCCGTGTGTCCTTCCTCCTCCACGCACCGAGGACGCACACTCAAAGGTCAGTGTATCCACGGAGCATTGACGCAGAGCACGCTCGTCTCAGCAGCGAGCTGACCAGCACTGTCAAGCGCACGTGCGAGATTTAAGCGATGGTTACGTTAGAGGAAGTTTCTTCTTTCCGTTATCCGACGTTGTGGCGCGCACGACTTATAGGAAGTTTCGTAACCCAGACACGAAAGTTTGTTCGGAGCACTGGTGTTCCGCAAGAGCATGATTCAAAGTTCTCGCTACTGTTGACATCTCTGTCGCGTAACAACACTTAATTCATGTAAGCCTGACTTGCTAGTTTCAGGCAGAAAAGCGTATAGTCTTGGAGACAGAGATAAAAGGAGAATAAATGTAACAGAAATTAACAGGAAAATTATCCCAGTTGCCATTTCCAAAAAACTTAGGTTTCAGCGTGTATGAAGGCAAAAAGAGGTTTGTTGCTCGGGCGGAACAGGATAAGCTGCGTATGATGCGAGACGCGGAAAATATATTAGAAGGGCTAAAAAGGTCACAGGTATCGCTCCAGAAGGCGTTATTGCATGAGAGGGAATTAGTTTGGCCTTTAAACAATTTTGGACGGTAAGGAGAAACCAGTGTTGAACTTGTATTCGTGTATAAATCCCACTGGAGCTGTGATAGTATGACGTGAAAAATATGGCCGTGTACGCACGTGAAGGCTGCCGCCTTGCCGAAAACCTGAAGGAACAAAACATAGTATTGCAATTTATCATACCTGAGTAAAGTTGCACTTAAATTGACTGAATAAGTCAAGTGGACTCAAAGAATGTCGCTTGTTATGCGATTACTACTTTGGTGGATAGCGACATCCGTTCTCTAACTATCGTATCATTATTGTCTAGCTATTCTGTAACTAATTTTTCTGTTCCCAAACTATTCTGTAAGCGGGAAGAAACCTATAGTTGAAACTCAGTCACATTGATTACATTTCATTGTTACTGATCCATTGGGGTCAAGTGGTCGCCAAACCATAATTGGATCCTCATTACGCTGAAATATATAATGCCATAATGCATCCATAAATTAATAATGTTTTATAATACCATATTCTTGATCTTTCATGTGAACAAAATAAGTAACAATTTCACTCTGATTTTAACTGAGTCAGTATTGTTGAATTATCTTGAGACACAGCCGAAGAACTGATCTCGATCACGAAATTGTTATTGTCTGCTTTTACGGCCATCGGATATTATGTATTACTTTGGCATGGACTACAACGGAccaccttttgtcagtaagggGAGCCTTTTGTGCTTCGAGCGCTCAGTGGCATTTTCCAAACTTTACGTCTCATATCGTTCTCTTGGCTTGTCCCATTTCTACATTGGGTCGTTGGGGTTTATATCGGTAATATATAAGATTTATTAATGACTTGTGGGCCAGTAAATGATATGAAGAAAGAATGATAGCTTTCTTTAGGCGCGCAAAGCTTGTGCAATGATTtctaaattgaaaaaaataaaagtctAACATTGCAGAATGATCACAAGCCTTGTAGCAAATCGTCGTGACAAAGGAACAAGCATAGCGTACAGCTGTCAGCTAAATGGTCAGCATGGGCTCTTGTTTTAAAGGCTCGAAATGTTAGAACATGAAGCAGTGGCGTCACTGATAGTTAGATTAGATATGCCTTACCAACAGCACCCCATCGGTACCACCGTGAAGCGTTCGTGCGTGCTAAAAATATGTTCTATGTTCTGTACATTGTCCTCCGTCTTCTGCTGTGGAAACACTGGCTTTTTATCTGTAACTGCCTCTAACTGTCCGCCATGTTTTTTAGTATGTACGGTCATGTACTAAATTTTACGGGGTGTGGTTGTGCAAAACGGAAATAATAAAGATTCTCGCGTTGCCTCACTACCGAGTCAGTAAGCATCCGCTTAGAGCGAAATGAAACATCCATGTCCCCTTATGTTACCAAGACGTTCAGTGAAACGATTTGCCTGACCAGACTAAATTTTTATCCCCGCATTCCGTAGACTTTTGTCTTTGAATATACATCA
This portion of the Amblyomma americanum isolate KBUSLIRL-KWMA chromosome 10, ASM5285725v1, whole genome shotgun sequence genome encodes:
- the LOC144107176 gene encoding uncharacterized protein LOC144107176 is translated as MNSAAVIGRQLRQQNTGRAGAAAASSLTAAASARARAPSHCNLIPAQTQQQLQQQQQQAHAASAGAAASQENKDESPATRWTWSCVWEACKALSGGIFLLALGTAMCVVGFFAEDLATSPVPRQGNATAASDGTTTSDGEVATTLVVDRNREYHLHNLSFAGPAIMGLGGIFIVAACVLTFEAKERPHHQRVVPVDEKRPSAAEVLIPVLAKTPQGTHLTVPAVWTTAGGDPGPSEPPRTLVLPAPPPPRGSNTTSSRSSATASGGARRAKRGSLAGASSGSGSSSLIATRGGGTKTARTSLSSTTTFLLSPRYEEQFLPSPADLQIQDPDGCDTPADESLSSVSIELYARYSRMASPRLFASVESDGLSDSDDDDDAATPGAYAPAGAFEDQVVPLLGRCSPQDLVYLPPPPSARSGGSKRFPLLRQSASNADGCSRGLNGRASADEMVPS